A single window of Electrophorus electricus isolate fEleEle1 chromosome 16, fEleEle1.pri, whole genome shotgun sequence DNA harbors:
- the LOC113568370 gene encoding histone H4-like — MSARGKGGKVLRDNIQGINKAAIRRLARRGGVEPISGLIYEETLGVLEVFLEDVIRDAVTCTEHAKRMIVTDIDVIYALRLQGRTLYGFGV; from the coding sequence ATGTCTGCCAGAGGAAAGGGTGGTAAGGTACTCCGTGACAACATCCAGGGTATCAATAAGGCAGCTATACGCCGTTTGGCTCGTCGTGGCGGTGTGGAGCCCATCTCCGGTCTGATCTACGAGGAGACCCTTGGCGTGTTGGAAGTCTTTCTTGAGGACGTCATCAGGGACGCGGTTACTTGCACCGAGCACGCTAAGAGAATGATTGTCACCGACATCGATGTAATTTATGCTCTTAGACTCCAGGGACGTACTCTGTACGGCTTCGGAGTGTAA
- the LOC113568371 gene encoding histone H2B 1/2 yields MPEPAKSAPKKGSKKAVTKTTGKGGKKRRKTRKESYAIYVYKVLKQVHPDTGISSKAMGIMNSFVNDIFERIAGEASRLAHYNKRSTITSREIQTAVRLLLPGELAKHAVSEGTKAVTKYTSSK; encoded by the coding sequence ATGCCCGAACCAGCGAAGTCCGCCCCAAAGAAGGGATCTAAGAAAGCCGTGACCAAGACGACTGGTAAAGGAGGCAAGAAGCGCAGAAAGACCAGGAAGGAGAGTTATGCTATCTACGTGTACAAAGTCTTGAAGCAGGTCCACCCCGACACCGGTATCTCTTCTAAGGCTATGGGGATCATGAATTCCTTTGTGAATGATATCTTCGAGCGCATCGCTGGTGAGGCTTCTCGTCTTGCTCACTACAACAAGCGTTCGACCATCACCTCCAGAGAGATCCAGACGGCCGTGCGTCTGCTGCTTCCCGGTGAGCTGGCCAAACACGCCGTATCTGAGGGTACGAAGGCCGTCACCAAGTACACCAGCTCCAAGTAA
- the LOC118242748 gene encoding histone H3.3, which produces MITPSSDFTCTVGLGLGLLSIYYQKPHRYRPGTVALREIRRYQKSTELLIRKLPFQRLVREIAQDFKTDLRFQSSAVMALQEASEAYLVGLFEDTNLCAIHAKRVTIMPKDIQLARRIRGERA; this is translated from the coding sequence TTCACCTGTACTgttggtttgggtttggggttattgtctATTTATTATCAGAAGCCTCATCGTTACAGGCCTGGTACCGTAGCTCTGAGGGAGATTCGTCGTTATCAGAAGTCGACCGAGTTGCTGATCCGCAAGCTGCCCTTCCAGCGCCTGGTGAGAGAAATTGCTCAGGATTTCAAGACCGATCTCCGTTTCCAGAGCTCTGCCGTCATGGCCTTGCAGGAGGCTAGCGAGGCATACCTGGTCGGCCTGTTCGAGGATACTAACTTGTGCGCTATCCACGCCAAGAGAGTCACCATCATGCCCAAGGACATCCAGTTGGCCCGCCGCATTCGCGGAGAGCGTGCTTAA